The sequence below is a genomic window from Desulfovibrionales bacterium.
TATTTTGCCTTCCGCCACATCGATCAGCACCATTTCAAGCGCCAGGCGGTCGCCGGCGCTTTTGAAGTTGCCTTTAATAACAAACTCCGCTCCCAGGGCGCTCCAATCTGAGGTATCACTGCCGCCGTAAATGTCCGGATCAATGGCGGTAAAGATGCCGTGAAAGACAAGGGCATGAGTAAGGGTATCAGAGAATTTTTTACCTGCCTCCAGGCTGCCCGTCGCCCCGGCCGGCGGACGAAAATAAGGGACTGCGATAGAGATTTTCCGGGTTTGACCCGATGTGATGTCTATGTAAACCCTCGCGCAGGCATGGCCCGCGGCCAATAACCATCCGGCGAGCATAAGGGCTATAAGATATTTAAGTTTATGTGCCATGCAGATTATCCCCGATCACTTGGACGAAACCGGATGCCTATCTCCAGAACCGATTCTCCTATCTCCGGCGGTAAAGGTGAAAACGGGCCGGAGAGGTGCACCGCACGAATAGCAGAATTATCCAGGTAGGTATCCCCGGAACTCTTTTCCAGCCAGACGCTTCCGATGCCCCCGTTCTTATAAATACGCACCACGACGATCGTCTCCAGATTTTTATATCTTAACAGATTTGGCGGAATCACCCAGTTGCTGCTTATTTTATCCCAAACCAGCCCCAGGTATATATTCAAAATGGATGCCCCGGCCTGTCCACTGCCACTGGCGACCGGCGTCCGCGCCTCAATTGCTCCGCCCTCCCGGCCGATCTTTTCCCGAATACCGGCCAGCGCTTTTTTTATGCCCGGAGAGCCCTGCTGTCCGGCCTGCTTTCTTAACCTGTCCAGGGCGGTTTTAAGATATTCTTCACGTTGTCTCTCTTTTCTCTGCCCGCTTTCGCGTTTTAAGGCCAGGGACTTTATCTTTTCTTCATATTGTCGCGATAACTTCTCGTTGGCCAATATCTTCTTATTGACAACCTTTTCCCCCGCAGCCTCAACGCCTGTATCCTTGGCGCTCACGGATTCAGACTGAACGGGGTACCTGGCCGACAAGGGAGCGCCAACCAGGCGTACGCTGTAAACAGGCGTCAGATGGTAACGTCGCGGGAAAAGAGTTAGAGGAAGCACGGCCAGCAGGAAAATAAGGAGATGCAAAACCAGAGAGAAGATCAGCGGGTAAGTCCATTCCCGCGGCGAGGTTCTATCGTCACATATTGACCAGGGATTCATTTTTTTTCTTCTAAAGGCTCTGTCACCATACCCAGTTTTTCAATGCCCGCCATCCTTATTTGGGCCATAATCTCCACCACGAGGCCATAGGGGACAGACCGGTCGGCCCTGAGCAGTACCTCGCGGCCTGTTGCCGTCTCCTTAAGATGCTGCATGTACTTCTTAATTTGAGGCTGTGGTATCCGGGCATTATTAACAAAGATAACTTTATGTCTATCGATGGTTATAACTATGTTTTCCTCTTTATTGTCTATAGCCCGCGCGGTGGTCTTTGGCAATTCCACGTCCATGCCCTGAATCATCATAGGCGCGGTCACCATAAAAATTATCAGGAGTACAAGCATTACATCTACAAAAGGGGTTACGTTAATTTCTGAAAGGAGTCTTTTGTCGTTACCGCCTAGCTCCATACCATTAATCCTCCTTTTTAGAACCCTTGGCAGCTCCGCTCCTGCCCGCCGGGCGGTGTATGTATTCCCTTTCTACAAGATTTGAAAAGTCATTGGCAAAACTTTGCATATCCGATTCTATCTTACGGATGATATTAACGTAATAGTTAAAGGCTATAACAGCCGGTATGGCTGCGGCCAGGCCGGCGGCCGTGGCAATCAGGGCTTCCGAGATTCCAGGGGCAACGGTGGCCAGATTGGCAGAGCCGCGCAATCCTATGCTGCGGAAGGCAGACATAATCCCCCATACCGTGCCGAACAGACCGATAAAAGGGGCCGTGCTGCCGGTAGTCGCCAGAAAAGAAAGTACCTTGCTGAGTCTGCTTATTTCATTACTAATAGCCTTATGAAGGGCGCGCTCTATGTTTTCCATGCAGGCTATGTTTCCCCCGGCGCTGATTTTTTTTATTTCCAGGTTCTTTACCTCGAGATCACTGCCCGGCTTTCCAAACTTCAGTAACTCCCCATATCCGACACGAAAGACCTCGGCGATGGACGAATTTTTAAGATTTTTGGTATTAATATAGGCATCTGCCAGCGTGCGGCTTTTCCAGAACGTTTCCAGAAAAATATTTGATTCCTGCCTGGTGTGGCGCAGGAGGAGAAATTTTTTATAGACAATTGCCCAGGTAACAACGGACATGGCGCACAGCAGCAACAAAATAAACTTTACCATCAGGCCGGCATCGCGGATTATCTGGATGATACTCCCATCAGGCATGGAGAAACCCCTTTAAAAAGCATTATTAAGTATTAACGGATATTAAACGTCTGTCATGAAAAAGTCAACCGCCTCCGGCTCACCAAGCCACAATTACAAATTGACATTTTCCCTTCTGTAAATTACAGTCCTAACCTGGTTTGCTTTAAACACTCTTTCAGACCGGATATGGGGGATTTGCATGGCTAATGTAATTGTTGTCGGCACACAATGGGGAGACGAAGGCAAGGGGAAGATCGTCGATCTCCTTACCGAATATGCGGATATTATTGTGCGCTTTCAGGGGGGTAATAATGCCGGCCATACCATTGTAGTGGGAGACGAGAAATTTATTTTTCACCTGATCCCGTCGGGGATTCTTCATCCCCAAAAAAAGTGCCTTATCGGCAACGGCGTTGTGATTGATCCGACCGTCCTCCTGGCCGAGTTGGATAGTTTGCATGCCAAAGGACACCCGATCAAGCCGGGACGCCTTTTACTCAGCGAAACTGCTCATCTTATTATGCCTTATCACCGGGCTATCGATCAGGGCCGGGAAGGCCTTACCGGCGGCAAAAAGATAGGCACGACCGGCCGGGGTATCGGCCCCTGTTATGAAGACAAGATCGCCCGGCGCGGGATCAAGGTGGGGGACATCCTGCACGGCCCGACCTTTCGGGCCAAGCTCTCGGAGGTTCTGAGAGAGAAGAATTTTTATATGGAAAAGTACCTTGGCCTTAACTCCATGGATATTGAGGACATATATAATGAATATATGACTTATGCCGGGAGGCTGGCCCCCTATGCGGCCAATGTTTCCATTATCCTGGACGAGGCGGTAAAGGCCCAAAAACATATCCTTTTTGAAGGGGCACAGGGGGCGCACCTGGATATTGACCACGGCACGTATCCCTTCGTCACTTCTTCCAACACCATAGCGGGCGGGGCCTGCTGTGGCGCCGGCATCGGGCCGACGCGCATCGATGCGGTTATCGGCATCTGCAAGGCATATACTACCCGCGTCGGAAGCGGCCCATTCCCTACTGAGCTGGAGGATGCAACAGGGGACCGGATTCAACAGAGGGGGGCGGAGTTTGGGGCTACTACCGGGCGAAAGCGGCGATGCGGTTGGCTGGATGCGGTGCTGGTCTCCGATTCTGTCCGGTTGAGCGGCCTGAGCGGCCTGGCTATTACCAAACTCGATGTCCTGACCGGTATCCCCACGCTGAAGATAGCCACGCATTACCTGAGCGAGGGGCAACCCATAAGGCACCGTCCGTCACGCATCGACCTTATGGAAAACGTTAATCCCGTGTATGAAGAGCTTAAGGGTTGGCCGGAAGAACTGACAGGAATCCGCTGTCTCGAAGATCTGCCTAAAGCCACTAAAGGTTACCTGAGCCGTATAGAAGAACTGACGGGGACCAGGATTATGATCGTCTCTTTGGGGCCCGGACGGGATGAAACGATCATGCTTCATAATCCATTCAGGGGGCAGTCCTGACAGAGAGGGGACTTCTTTTTGCAGTAAGTCTTGCCCAGTTTTACAAAGAGGGCGTGAAATTCGTTGAAAAGGGCGGCGTCGGGGGGGAGGCGATCCATAAAAAGGGCCCGAATCTCCTCATAATCGGCATCTTCCGCTATTAATAAATGGCGGGATATTACCCTTTGGGTGTAGGCATCTACCACGAACGTGGGCTTGTGTCCGGCGTAGAGGAGTATGCTGTCGGCCGTTTCCGGGCCGATGCCTTTTATGGCCAGCAGTTTTTGTCTCAAGGTCTCCATATCTTCTGCAAACATCTTCTCTGTGTCCGCCTCGTATTTCTCCACAAAAAAAGAGATGAGGTTTTTCAGACGTCCGGCCTTGATATTGTAATAGCCGGCAGACTGGATATACGAAGATAACAGCGATAGAGGGATTTCGTAGATAGCCCGGGGTGAGAGAATCCCTTCCTGCTTTAGACGGCCTATGGCCCGCTCGACATTTCCCCAATTGGTGTTTTGCGTCAGAACGGCGCCGACCATCACTTCAAAAGGGCTTTCGCCCGGCCACCAGTGCTGCGGGCCGAAGGCTGCGAACATCCTTCGGAAGATATCATCAAGATTCTTGTTCATTTATTCGGGGCGGATAAAGAAAAAATAGACGGCGACGGCTATTATAACAATAGACAGGCCGATAAAGGAAATAATATTTTTTAGAGGAACAACATCTTCGCCGCCGGTTGCGACATAACGTGAGGCATAGTAGAAAGCGCCGCTGCAAAAGACCAAGGCCAGAAATTTATACATTCGTTTGTACACTGCATATGCCAGGACAATGACCGCCAGGCCGATAAAATAAGGATTATGGAATAGCGCCTGCCAGTCAATTTTGTCCAGAAATTCGGGCAACTGCTGAGGCCAGAGTTCTTTTAATGGTTGTAAAAATCCCCAGTCCATTTTGTTTATCTCCATTTGGCCGATCGCTTTTATACTTATCGACAGAGAGGAAGATTTTCATGACATGCCATAAAATGGGTTATGATTTTGTCCATCAGTGTAGCTTTATAATAAAATAGATGCTAAATTATGTTCATCTGGAAACCACCGTTTCCGAATGAAAGCTCTCAGCGATCAGCTTTCAGCCGTCAGCAAAAAAATAAGACAAATAACATCTTAAGCTGATAGCTGACTGCTGACCGCTTCATCCAGAAAACCGGAGTTTTCGGATGGAAACTAAATACCCCCAGCCTCTTTTGTGAGAAGGAGGGAACATTGTTTCCCCTCTTTGGCAAAGAGGGGGCAGGGGAGATTTTATTAAAGTTGCGGGGGTACATTATGAGATTCTTTTTGACGGTTCTGTTGATAATCTTTGTCTGGTTTGCCTTGAATAAGTGGATTCTACCCAGGTTCGGCATCAAGACCTGAGTGAGCCGGTCATGCCGTATTGAGGATCAATACGATAAGAAAAAAACAGGCGGCCCTAACTGAAACCATATCTACCTGTTTGCCGGAACGGGGGTAATTTGTCTTTGACAAAAAAGGGCAAAGAGGTTAAGAATACATCCCACCCGATAACTTGCGCCCATGGCTCAGCGGATAGAGCGACGGACTACGAATCCGTAGGTCGCAGGTTCGATTCCTGCTGGGCGCGCCAATGAGAGAAAAGGGGCTTGCATAATTTTGCAAGCCCCTTTTTAATTGGCTGGTTGATAGAGACCAAAAGACAGGAGGGGGTCCTGATATGGACAGGCCGGAATGGAATCCGGGCAAGCTGCTGGAAGTATCCGGAAGTTACTGGAAGACCTGTACCCTTCATGCCGCGGTCAAGCTCGGCGTGTTTACCGTGATAGGCGCTGAACGGCTTAGCGGCGGGGAGGTCGCCCGGAAGCTGAACGGGGATGAAAGAGGGGTAACCATGCTCCTCAATGCCCTTGTTGCCATGAATCTGCTGATAAGAGCAGATGATAAGTATTCTAACACGTCCGCCGGCCTGTCTTTCCTCTCCAAGGCCTCTCCTGAGTATATCGGTCACATGATTATGCACCATCATCATCTGGTGGATTCATGGTCTCAGTTGGACCAGGCCGTTAAGACCGGTAAGCCGGTGCGAAAAAGGGCGTCCTACAGTAATGAGGAATGGCGGGAGAGCTTCCTTATGGGCATGTTCAACTTGGCCATGCATCTGGCCCCCAGGCTGGTCACTGAGATAGATCTCTCCGGCCGCAGACACCTCCTCGATCTGGGCGGCGGGCCAGGGACCTATGCCATCCATTTTTGCCTTAACAATCCCCGGCTCAAGGCCACGGTTTATGACCTCCCTACTACCAGACCGTTTGCAGAAAAGACTATTGAAAGATTCGGCCTGAGCGACCGTATAGACTTCATGAATGGCGACTACCTGGAAGAAGGTGTCGAAGGGGTCTATGATGTGGCCTGGCTTTCTCATATTCTCCACGGGGAAGGGCCGGAAGACGCGGGGCGGACTATCCGGAAGGCTGTTTCCGCCCTGGAGCCGGGCGGCATGATTATCATTCACGATTTCATTTTAAACAATACTATGGACGGGCCGCTTTTCCCGGCGCTTTTTTCTCTAAACATGCTTCTGGGCACGGCCCGGGGGCAGTCTTATTCGGAAAAACAGATCATGGATATGTTGGCCGGGGCCGGTGTGAGGGAAATCCGGCGCACTGCTTTCCAGGGCCCGAACGATTCCGGGGTTATTACCGGGATAGTTTGAACAAGTATAGCCAGGTAGGGTGGGCTGTGCCCGCCAAAACCGCTGTGCGCAAGAAAACGCCTCCAACGATATTTACTCCTTTCTTTTCTGTTTCACGATGACAAACATGGCTCCAAAGAGAGTCAGCCTTAATCGCTTGAGAGATCGCCGCATTTTTTGCTTTAAAAACGCGTTTAATCAGTGTAGTATAAGTGGCACACCATTATTTACCGGAGGCGAAAATTATGCCCACAAAAAATCCAAGGATCAACGTCGCTCTCGAAAAGCCCCTTTATCATAACATTGAACGCCTGGCGAAGAGAGACGGCGTTTCGCTATCCATGAAGGTGCGTGATTTGATAAAGGAGGCCCTGGAAATCGAGGAAGACATTGCTTTATCGCGTTTTGCGCAAGCCAGGGAAGAGACCTTTGTAAAAGAGAAATCTCTGAAGCACGAGGAGGTCTGGTAGGTTGCTCTTTGAACTCCGATACCATCCTGACGTCAAAGAGATCTATATCCCCGCTCTGAAGGAAAGGTTAAGAAAACGCATTAAAAACGCCATAGAAACCCGCCTTATGACTGCTCCCCATGAATACGGGGAGCCTTTAAGAAAAACTCTTAAAGGCTACTGGAAACTCAGGGTAGGAGATTACAGGGTAGTCTTTAAAGTAGTGAATAGCGAAATCCGGATATTCGGGATCATCCACCGGAAAGAAGTTTATAAAAAGATAGAAAAAAGGACGCCCTGATGCCGTTCAGGGGGGAGAGAGAAATCTGTTTTCCGTGGATTTTTAGGGGAAGGGCATGGATAATTGTAGCGGTAAGCCTTGTCAGGTCTCAAGTCTTGCGGGATAACAATGTATGATTCCTGAAGAAACCAGACATAACATCCGCGAGAAGGTAGAGAGGTTCCTGCGCGAGGATAAAGGTTACGCCCCGGAAGACCTGGAATTGGGGCAGATCGTGGAGGTGGTTATCGGAGAGAAAAGGGTGGCGTCGGTCCTGGACATTGTGATTCGTCTCCGGGATAAGAGGCTTATAGCCATCAAATGTTCCCCCGGCTCTGTAGTCTCACGGGAGATGGAGGTATTATCTATGGCCCGGCTCCTGGACAGCTATCAGATACCGTTTTCTGTGGCGACCAATGGAGAGGAAGGTGAACTGCTGGATACGGTTACGGGAAAGGTGATCGGCAAGGGGCTGGAGGCCATTCCTTCCAAGGCTCAGGCCCTGGAATGGCTGGAAAGGGTAGATTTTAAGCCGCTCCCGGAAAAGAAAGTGGAGCAGGCCAGACGGGTGCTCCTGGCCTCTGATCTCATCAAGTGCCCGGTAGTTTGTGAGTATTAATAGATTGTTGTAACAATTTAGCGTTTTGAAAATGCATGATAAAAAGTGCAAAGAAACATATCAAATCAGGAAATCAGGAAGGAGAGGGCTTGAAAGAATTCAGGAAGACGTTTGAATCAGGAACTCAGGAAATCAGGAAAGTATTTTTGAGAAATTGATTTTCAACAGTTCGGCCTCTGGTTGCTCTGTTCTTTCATGAGTTCGTGAGTTCCAGATTAATAGCCTTTTCTGAATGTAGGACGGTTTTAACCACCTAATGTGTTACGATTTTTCTTGTTTTAAGATTTCGTTGGCTTTTTGTATGTCTTTTTTGATCTGAGCGATAAGCTCCTCAGGGTTGGCGAATTTTTTCTCATCCCGCAGGCGTTCGATCAGGTTTACCTCTATTTCCTGTCCGTAGATGTCTTCCGAAAAGTCAAAGACGTGCACCTCCGCCGAGATATGCTCATCGCCGAAGGTAGGGTTATAACCGATGTTCATCACGCCGTCATGGGCCTTGCCCTTATAGATGACCTGGGTGGCATAGACACCCAGCCTGGGGCATAGTTCGTCTTCAGCCAGTTCGATATTGGCAGTGGGAAAACCAAGTACCGGCCCGCCCCTGCGTTTGCCCACCAGGACCTTGCCGGTCATCTGATACGGCCGGCCGAGAAGTCTCCGTACCTGCACCATATCACCGGCCACAATTAACTCACGTACCTTGGTGCTGCTTACGATGACATCATCGACGTAGAGGGGTTCGACCACGGTTACCGAGAAACCCAGTTTCCTGCCTTTTTCCCTGAGGAACTCGATATTACCCTGGCGATTCCGGCCAAAGGAGTAGTCATATCCCACCATGAGATTCTTTACGCCTATCTTTTTCCACAGAATATCATCTACAAACTCCTCGGCCGTGGTGTCGGCAAAGTCGCGTGTAAATTTGATGCATATAAGCACGTCCACCCCGGCCTTTTCTATCAGTTCCAGCTTCTTGCTGCACTTGGAGATCAATTTTAAACCGATCTGTGGCCGGAGTACGGCAACCGGATGCGGGTCAAAGGTGATTACCACGCTTTCCCCGCCCGTGGCTTCGGCCTGCTCTTTTACCTTCTTAAAGAGGAGTTGATGCCCCAGATGAACCCCGTCGAAATTGCCGATGGTGACCGCCGGATGGACAAAGCGGCGGTTTATGTTATCTATGCCCCTGATTGCTTCCATATTTGCTTTCGCCTTCGCCTCGATAAGACTTGACAACAGGAGCTTTTAAATATAAATAAAGCACGTGTAAAAGGCAATCATTAATCCGGTGCCGAAGTGGCGGAACTGGTAGACGCGCTAGGTTCAGGGTCTAGTGGGTGTACGCCCGTCGGGGTTCGAGTCCCCGCTTCGGCACCATTTTTCATTCTCCGCCAGGGAAAGACCTATCAAGAAGCAAAAGACCATAGAGGACATCAGGGCAGAAATCGACAAGCTTGACACCAGGATTGTCGATCTGCTCGGTAAAAGGGCCAGGCTCGCCTTTCAAATAGGCCGTTTAAAATTAAAAGAGTCTCTCAACTTCTATGACTCGAAGCGCGAGCAGGATATTTTAGAGCGGGTTACCGGGCTTAATAACGGCACGTTTCCGGAGAAGAGCCTGGTTTCCATCTTTCAAGAGATCTTTTTTGCCTGTCGTTCCGTTCAGCAAAAGGAAACAGTAGCTTATCTGGGGCCACGGGGCACTTTCAGTTATCTGGCGGCCTTGAAGTATTTCGGCAAAGAGCATCGTTTCCACCCCGCCATGTCCATTGAAGAAGTTTTTACAGAAGTGGCCAGAGACAGGTGCCAGTATGGTATCGTGCCTATTGAAAATTCGACCGAGGGCACGGTTAACCTGACATTGGATGCCCTGTATAAGTATGACCTGAGGATCTGCGGTGAGGTCTATCAGGAGGTTCAGCTTGATCTGGTCAACCAGTCCGGACAGATTGCCGATATAAAAGTTATATATTCGCATCCCCAGCCGTTGGCTCAATGCCGGCAGTGGTTGCGCGATAATATGCCGTCGATCCCTCTTAAGGAGGTTTCCAGCACGGCGGCGGCGGCCCAACAGGCGGCTGAAGATCGTGACGCGGCGGCCATCGCCCCGGATATAGCGGCCAGGCTGTACAAACTGCAGACAGCGGCCCGGCGGATTGAAGACTATGTGGGCAATACCACGCGTTTTGTGGTCCTTTCCAGGCAGAGTATGCCGCCGTCAGGCCGGGATAAGACCTCGGTCCTCTTTGGCGTGTCGGACCGGCCGGGCTCACTCGTGGAGATTTTACGTGTATTATCTGAGCGCAATATAAATATGAGTAAGATAGAGTCCCGTCCCAAGAAGGGAGAACCATGGCAGTATCTCTTCTTTGTTGACCTGGGGGGCCACTATAGCGACGAACCGGTACAAAAGGCGATGGAAAAGATGGCCCGGGAATGTTCTTATTTCAAATGGCTGGGTTCTTATCCCAGAGGGCGTGACGCCGGAAAGATTGACAGGGGATCGATTAGTAATTAATATAATTGCATGAAACCGGTCTATTTTAGTCAGAGCCATTTACATGTCGTGGATGAGGCCGTCAGCCTGGCTGAAGATATAGCCAGTGATTTTTTTAAGTTCTCTACCACGGACTGGAAGGCGGCCCCTTATGATGTCAGGACACGCAAGGACCTGGCAGAGGAAGAGATAGTTTCCGGTGTCTTCGCCCAGGTGATGCGATACCGGCAGGACCCCTCCAGGTCTCCTTCCGGGATAGGGTGGTATGAGTATTACAAGATCTGTCTGCACGATCATGAGATACTCAATGCCCTGGACAGGGAGAAAGCGGTCGCCCTTTTCCCTTTAGTCCTCTATGTCGTCACCCACGAACTGGTGCATATCGCCCGTTTCAGGCGTTTCCTGCACAGTTTTTATGCCTCGGGAGAAGAGAAGGCGGGTGAAGAAAAGAGGGTGCACCAGATTACGTTTGATATTTTGCGAAAGGTACGTATATCCGGGCTGGAACCGGTTTTAAAATGTTATCAACATCATTGTATAGCACACGATGTTAAGGAGGTGTGAACAGAGTGCCTATTTACGAGTATCAATGCCAATCCTGTGGTAAGGTCACCGAGGCCTGGCAGAAACTTTCCGATGCCTCTCTGGCTGTCTGCCCCCATTGCTCCGGCCGGCTAAAGAAGGTGATCTCTTGCAGCTCTTTCCATTTAAAGGGAAGCGGCTGGTATGTAACCGACTATGCCGGGCATAATGCCGGCAATGCAAGTCCCAAGGAAAATACATCTGATAAGCCCTCCTCTGACAAGCCCTCTCCGGCAAAGGAGTAGAAAGGCAACGGGGTTTGCCTTTCTACTCCCCGATCAATTTCGGATTTGAGATGCGGCTGCAAGACATCATAGGCCTATCCGGCCGTAAACTGGCGGTAATCAGCCTCCTTTATTTTGCCGAAGGCGTCCCTTTCGGCCTTATCAATAACGCCCTCTCGGTCTATTTTCGTTCCAACCAAATGAGCCTGGAGAATATCGGATTGCTCAGCCTGGTAGGCCTGGCCTGGAGTCTGAAGCTCCTGTGGGCCCCCCTGGTGGATCGTTTCGGAAAGAGACACTACTGGATGGTGCCCGCCCAGATGACTATCGGTCTCGCTGTCCTGGCCCTCCGGCAGATTGACCCCGCTCAACCCGGCATTTTTCTGTGGGCGGTTATGGGGGTTATGGCCCTGGCCGCGGCCACGCAAGACATAGCCATAGATGCCTATACCATTGACATCCTGGAAGAAGGGGAACTGGGGGTG
It includes:
- a CDS encoding adenylosuccinate synthase, coding for MANVIVVGTQWGDEGKGKIVDLLTEYADIIVRFQGGNNAGHTIVVGDEKFIFHLIPSGILHPQKKCLIGNGVVIDPTVLLAELDSLHAKGHPIKPGRLLLSETAHLIMPYHRAIDQGREGLTGGKKIGTTGRGIGPCYEDKIARRGIKVGDILHGPTFRAKLSEVLREKNFYMEKYLGLNSMDIEDIYNEYMTYAGRLAPYAANVSIILDEAVKAQKHILFEGAQGAHLDIDHGTYPFVTSSNTIAGGACCGAGIGPTRIDAVIGICKAYTTRVGSGPFPTELEDATGDRIQQRGAEFGATTGRKRRCGWLDAVLVSDSVRLSGLSGLAITKLDVLTGIPTLKIATHYLSEGQPIRHRPSRIDLMENVNPVYEELKGWPEELTGIRCLEDLPKATKGYLSRIEELTGTRIMIVSLGPGRDETIMLHNPFRGQS
- a CDS encoding bifunctional riboflavin kinase/FAD synthetase: MEAIRGIDNINRRFVHPAVTIGNFDGVHLGHQLLFKKVKEQAEATGGESVVITFDPHPVAVLRPQIGLKLISKCSKKLELIEKAGVDVLICIKFTRDFADTTAEEFVDDILWKKIGVKNLMVGYDYSFGRNRQGNIEFLREKGRKLGFSVTVVEPLYVDDVIVSSTKVRELIVAGDMVQVRRLLGRPYQMTGKVLVGKRRGGPVLGFPTANIELAEDELCPRLGVYATQVIYKGKAHDGVMNIGYNPTFGDEHISAEVHVFDFSEDIYGQEIEVNLIERLRDEKKFANPEELIAQIKKDIQKANEILKQEKS
- a CDS encoding ribbon-helix-helix protein, CopG family, with the translated sequence MPTKNPRINVALEKPLYHNIERLAKRDGVSLSMKVRDLIKEALEIEEDIALSRFAQAREETFVKEKSLKHEEVW
- a CDS encoding type I restriction enzyme HsdR N-terminal domain-containing protein, with the protein product MIPEETRHNIREKVERFLREDKGYAPEDLELGQIVEVVIGEKRVASVLDIVIRLRDKRLIAIKCSPGSVVSREMEVLSMARLLDSYQIPFSVATNGEEGELLDTVTGKVIGKGLEAIPSKAQALEWLERVDFKPLPEKKVEQARRVLLASDLIKCPVVCEY
- a CDS encoding endonuclease III domain-containing protein; its protein translation is MNKNLDDIFRRMFAAFGPQHWWPGESPFEVMVGAVLTQNTNWGNVERAIGRLKQEGILSPRAIYEIPLSLLSSYIQSAGYYNIKAGRLKNLISFFVEKYEADTEKMFAEDMETLRQKLLAIKGIGPETADSILLYAGHKPTFVVDAYTQRVISRHLLIAEDADYEEIRALFMDRLPPDAALFNEFHALFVKLGKTYCKKKSPLCQDCPLNGL
- the tolQ gene encoding protein TolQ, which translates into the protein MPDGSIIQIIRDAGLMVKFILLLLCAMSVVTWAIVYKKFLLLRHTRQESNIFLETFWKSRTLADAYINTKNLKNSSIAEVFRVGYGELLKFGKPGSDLEVKNLEIKKISAGGNIACMENIERALHKAISNEISRLSKVLSFLATTGSTAPFIGLFGTVWGIMSAFRSIGLRGSANLATVAPGISEALIATAAGLAAAIPAVIAFNYYVNIIRKIESDMQSFANDFSNLVEREYIHRPAGRSGAAKGSKKED
- a CDS encoding cell envelope integrity protein TolA gives rise to the protein MNPWSICDDRTSPREWTYPLIFSLVLHLLIFLLAVLPLTLFPRRYHLTPVYSVRLVGAPLSARYPVQSESVSAKDTGVEAAGEKVVNKKILANEKLSRQYEEKIKSLALKRESGQRKERQREEYLKTALDRLRKQAGQQGSPGIKKALAGIREKIGREGGAIEARTPVASGSGQAGASILNIYLGLVWDKISSNWVIPPNLLRYKNLETIVVVRIYKNGGIGSVWLEKSSGDTYLDNSAIRAVHLSGPFSPLPPEIGESVLEIGIRFRPSDRG
- the tolR gene encoding protein TolR, whose protein sequence is MELGGNDKRLLSEINVTPFVDVMLVLLIIFMVTAPMMIQGMDVELPKTTARAIDNKEENIVITIDRHKVIFVNNARIPQPQIKKYMQHLKETATGREVLLRADRSVPYGLVVEIMAQIRMAGIEKLGMVTEPLEEKK
- the pheA gene encoding prephenate dehydratase, with the translated sequence MGVRPSGFESPLRHHFSFSARERPIKKQKTIEDIRAEIDKLDTRIVDLLGKRARLAFQIGRLKLKESLNFYDSKREQDILERVTGLNNGTFPEKSLVSIFQEIFFACRSVQQKETVAYLGPRGTFSYLAALKYFGKEHRFHPAMSIEEVFTEVARDRCQYGIVPIENSTEGTVNLTLDALYKYDLRICGEVYQEVQLDLVNQSGQIADIKVIYSHPQPLAQCRQWLRDNMPSIPLKEVSSTAAAAQQAAEDRDAAAIAPDIAARLYKLQTAARRIEDYVGNTTRFVVLSRQSMPPSGRDKTSVLFGVSDRPGSLVEILRVLSERNINMSKIESRPKKGEPWQYLFFVDLGGHYSDEPVQKAMEKMARECSYFKWLGSYPRGRDAGKIDRGSISN
- a CDS encoding methyltransferase, with the protein product MDRPEWNPGKLLEVSGSYWKTCTLHAAVKLGVFTVIGAERLSGGEVARKLNGDERGVTMLLNALVAMNLLIRADDKYSNTSAGLSFLSKASPEYIGHMIMHHHHLVDSWSQLDQAVKTGKPVRKRASYSNEEWRESFLMGMFNLAMHLAPRLVTEIDLSGRRHLLDLGGGPGTYAIHFCLNNPRLKATVYDLPTTRPFAEKTIERFGLSDRIDFMNGDYLEEGVEGVYDVAWLSHILHGEGPEDAGRTIRKAVSALEPGGMIIIHDFILNNTMDGPLFPALFSLNMLLGTARGQSYSEKQIMDMLAGAGVREIRRTAFQGPNDSGVITGIV
- a CDS encoding zinc ribbon domain-containing protein, whose translation is MPIYEYQCQSCGKVTEAWQKLSDASLAVCPHCSGRLKKVISCSSFHLKGSGWYVTDYAGHNAGNASPKENTSDKPSSDKPSPAKE
- a CDS encoding type II toxin-antitoxin system RelE/ParE family toxin, coding for MLFELRYHPDVKEIYIPALKERLRKRIKNAIETRLMTAPHEYGEPLRKTLKGYWKLRVGDYRVVFKVVNSEIRIFGIIHRKEVYKKIEKRTP